The following coding sequences lie in one Eubacterium ventriosum genomic window:
- a CDS encoding carbohydrate ABC transporter permease, which yields MLKRKRRHKLGTSNTDPARFNKSQIKIYGYLIPISIVMLLPIIYIVVSAFKPMDELFAYPPRFYVKNPTFDNFRRLFEVSSDTAISAGRYLFNTFVNTVVIMFLNVWISVCVGFVLSKKTFRGKDALLQVNNMALMFVQTAVAIPTYFVIVYTGLRNNFLVGIIPALVVPTGVFLVKQFIDQLPDALIEAARIDGATDYQIIRKVVFPLVKPALATVMLLAFQGAWLDANASTMYLDSETLKTFAYYIGTLTAGGSVITQGIAAAGALIMLVPNIVLFIILQSRVMNTMANSGIK from the coding sequence ATGTTAAAAAGAAAAAGGCGACATAAATTGGGAACAAGTAATACAGATCCTGCCAGATTTAATAAAAGCCAGATAAAAATATATGGGTATCTGATACCAATATCTATTGTAATGCTTTTACCAATTATATATATTGTAGTATCTGCATTTAAACCGATGGATGAACTGTTTGCATATCCACCAAGATTTTATGTGAAAAATCCTACATTTGATAATTTCAGGAGGTTGTTTGAGGTGTCTTCAGATACTGCAATTTCGGCAGGAAGATATTTATTCAACACTTTCGTGAATACCGTTGTCATTATGTTTTTAAATGTGTGGATATCTGTGTGCGTCGGGTTCGTTTTATCTAAGAAAACATTTCGTGGCAAAGATGCATTGCTGCAGGTTAATAATATGGCGTTGATGTTCGTTCAGACGGCTGTGGCAATACCGACCTATTTTGTTATTGTATATACAGGACTTAGAAACAATTTTCTTGTAGGCATTATACCTGCATTGGTAGTGCCAACAGGAGTGTTTTTAGTAAAACAGTTTATTGACCAGTTGCCGGATGCATTGATTGAGGCAGCACGTATTGATGGGGCTACGGACTATCAGATTATACGAAAAGTAGTGTTTCCATTAGTGAAACCGGCGTTAGCTACCGTAATGTTATTAGCATTTCAGGGGGCATGGCTTGATGCAAATGCCTCTACGATGTATTTGGATAGTGAGACTTTAAAAACATTTGCGTATTATATAGGAACATTGACGGCAGGAGGAAGTGTTATCACACAGGGGATAGCAGCAGCAGGAGCATTAATTATGTTAGTTCCGAATATTGTTTTATTTATTATTCTTCAGTCAAGAGTAATGAATACTATGGCAAACTCGGGAATTAAGTAG
- a CDS encoding YIP1 family protein, with translation MATKLRNIFLFIILISVILSGKTNIVSASEGTTYTYTISVDGDYIRTQEAYLASTVYMQRQGLVQPSDLFIYGKEIFIADTGNKRIVVYNKENGVARNITNDAFEGPSGLFVTDERMYIADPIAQAVFICDRQGNILTTISRPKDSPLMSKSAIFKPVNVVATDDSNIIVVGEGSYDGLMQFGDDGEFKGYFAANQRSLTLLERIQEMIYTREQKSQLQTRKPRAIQNIDLSARGLVYSVTQSAEVTYSWSKAETKTSNALKLHNMAGTNILSPNKFMDDEWNFVDVTAGPYGNVYALTQTGLIYEYDNSGNLLFSFGGRAVSNDRYGLFTSAAAIDLDEEGFVYVLDKERGFVQVFAPTEFAMLNHRAIYDLEKGNYVESKKIWQEILRLNGMSKIAHIGYGKSLLRQQQYAEALEHFKTANDRDNYSECFWEIRNVMINKYIVWVIAGLLIIFVISLIKGAVRPKKKKKQYNTHGIAEIPAKGIGRLKGDFKYMGTMLKHPIDAIYYLKIGKRGSLLSAGIMIIVTFIIYMADILGRGFIFNQNSLSTLSPMLLSAIFFIILGLFIGGNYMVSTINDGEGTIKNIFVSVAYSMVPYMIMAPIAIVLSYVLTQNEAFLITLVWYIGILWSAALVILSILNVHNYTFKQTVKNVLLTLFFAIVALILVAILYLVWDKFIEFIGEVISEVEYRVQI, from the coding sequence ATGGCGACAAAATTAAGGAATATATTTTTATTTATAATACTTATTAGTGTTATTTTGTCAGGAAAGACAAATATTGTTTCGGCATCAGAAGGAACAACATACACATATACTATTTCTGTAGATGGCGATTATATCAGAACGCAGGAAGCATATTTGGCAAGTACGGTTTATATGCAGAGACAAGGGCTGGTACAGCCAAGTGATTTGTTTATATACGGGAAAGAGATATTTATTGCAGATACAGGAAATAAAAGAATCGTAGTTTATAACAAAGAGAATGGAGTTGCCAGAAATATTACAAATGATGCATTTGAGGGACCGAGTGGATTGTTTGTGACAGATGAAAGAATGTACATAGCAGATCCGATTGCACAAGCGGTATTTATCTGCGACAGGCAGGGGAATATATTGACAACGATTTCCAGACCAAAAGATTCACCTTTGATGAGCAAATCGGCAATATTTAAACCGGTTAATGTAGTTGCTACAGATGACTCCAATATTATCGTAGTAGGTGAAGGCTCTTATGATGGTTTAATGCAGTTTGGTGATGATGGCGAGTTTAAAGGGTACTTTGCAGCAAATCAAAGAAGCTTAACACTATTAGAACGAATTCAGGAGATGATATATACCAGAGAGCAGAAATCTCAGCTTCAGACAAGGAAACCAAGAGCAATACAAAATATAGACTTATCTGCCAGAGGTTTAGTTTATAGTGTTACGCAAAGTGCAGAGGTAACTTATTCATGGTCTAAGGCTGAAACGAAAACATCAAACGCATTGAAATTACATAATATGGCAGGTACAAATATTTTATCACCTAATAAGTTTATGGATGATGAGTGGAATTTCGTGGATGTGACAGCAGGACCATATGGAAATGTGTATGCATTGACGCAGACAGGGCTGATTTATGAATATGACAATAGCGGAAATCTGCTGTTTTCGTTTGGAGGAAGAGCAGTGTCTAATGACAGATACGGATTGTTTACATCAGCAGCAGCGATTGATTTAGATGAAGAAGGATTTGTTTATGTATTAGATAAGGAAAGAGGTTTTGTTCAGGTATTTGCCCCTACAGAATTTGCAATGTTGAATCACAGGGCGATTTATGATTTAGAAAAAGGAAATTATGTAGAAAGCAAAAAAATCTGGCAGGAAATTTTAAGATTAAACGGCATGTCCAAAATAGCTCATATAGGATATGGAAAAAGCCTTTTAAGACAGCAGCAGTATGCAGAGGCATTAGAGCATTTTAAGACAGCCAATGATAGAGATAACTATTCGGAGTGTTTCTGGGAAATCAGAAATGTAATGATTAATAAATATATTGTATGGGTAATCGCCGGATTATTGATAATATTTGTAATATCACTAATCAAAGGAGCAGTTCGTCCGAAGAAAAAAAAGAAGCAATATAATACACATGGTATTGCTGAAATACCAGCAAAGGGAATTGGCAGATTAAAGGGTGATTTTAAATATATGGGAACAATGCTGAAACATCCTATCGATGCAATTTATTATTTGAAGATTGGAAAAAGAGGAAGTTTGTTGTCAGCGGGGATTATGATAATCGTAACGTTTATCATATATATGGCAGACATTTTAGGAAGAGGATTTATCTTTAATCAGAATAGTTTGTCAACGTTGTCACCAATGTTGCTTTCGGCAATTTTCTTTATCATTCTAGGTTTATTTATTGGGGGTAATTACATGGTTTCCACAATTAATGATGGCGAAGGAACGATAAAAAACATATTTGTTTCAGTGGCATATTCCATGGTTCCATATATGATAATGGCACCAATAGCAATTGTGTTGAGTTATGTTTTGACCCAGAACGAGGCGTTTTTGATTACATTAGTGTGGTATATTGGTATTTTATGGTCAGCGGCACTTGTAATCTTAAGTATATTGAATGTGCATAATTATACATTTAAACAGACAGTGAAAAATGTGTTGCTAACATTGTTTTTTGCAATTGTTGCACTTATTCTGGTAGCAATTTTATATCTGGTATGGGATAAGTTTATAGAGTTTATAGGAGAGGTAATATCGGAGGTGGAGTATCGTGTACAAATATAA
- a CDS encoding DUF5696 domain-containing protein: protein MYKYKRIICIGLTFILSVTVTMAYAAKKEDNKVSEIDFVVPDSSALDVTSGRYTQIEEVRKVKNRLADLKGFEKKMESDILAVYYSDETKGIRILNKETGYVWGGLKETKAEDMNKKWSSMANSIISIDYLGGKCQSARATLGDSGNSINFNWKENEAICNANFVLAGISLSFKMKLEEDHLTIEVLQNTVKELKNNKLQSVWILPFLGTVKEDTTPGYMFVPDGSGALIRYNKKGTYTSVYDERVYGKDASVDGLSEAGDLIAKRNNDYMIDTQKATIPVYGVVHGANQNAYMAVIEEGAEYSSVYASPAGMVTDYNWVSSRFDYRQAYSYPVNKSGKTIMTTQDEAEAYNGRVTFYFLSNEKADYSGMAVKYRELVKNAGILKRNEREDKEIPMYLHMMAGVVEEGLIFNGYNKLTSVKEAQDIVDNLRRNDIKNISVSYEGWQKNGISGHKYGTTSLDSDLGNEGDLKELHKMLGDNGGRFYLYTNLVSFNEDQARIASTSALTISKNYSSYTRSNTMLMYPTEYYAHPSDVVDSLADMVEDYPEYNLDVAKVGNMIYGDYSKNEKISRQKSKQILSETVSKIKKDKVLENPNQYLWNDTSEYINMPLQNSQYMYETDSVPFLQIVLKGSIDYYAPYANQGFYNQTNKLKMIEYGAYPSFIIMSEKNEKLIDTPLEDYFSLNYNDWSDVMKEVYQYLNGALKEVEGSSIIQHKMLDTGVAAVSYDNGKVIYINYLNREYVTKQGVHIPAKNYLVADR from the coding sequence GTGTACAAATATAAGAGAATAATATGTATCGGCTTGACATTCATTTTATCTGTAACAGTAACTATGGCGTATGCAGCAAAGAAGGAAGATAATAAAGTATCAGAAATTGATTTTGTTGTACCGGATTCATCTGCATTAGATGTAACTTCTGGAAGGTATACACAAATAGAAGAGGTTAGAAAGGTAAAAAACAGACTGGCTGATTTGAAAGGCTTTGAAAAAAAGATGGAAAGTGATATCCTTGCAGTTTACTATTCAGATGAAACAAAAGGTATTCGTATTTTAAATAAAGAAACAGGGTATGTGTGGGGAGGCTTAAAGGAAACAAAGGCAGAAGATATGAATAAAAAGTGGTCGTCTATGGCAAATTCAATTATATCCATAGATTATCTGGGTGGAAAATGCCAGTCTGCCAGAGCAACATTGGGAGATAGTGGAAACTCTATTAATTTTAATTGGAAAGAAAATGAAGCAATTTGTAATGCAAACTTTGTTTTGGCAGGAATATCATTGTCATTTAAGATGAAACTGGAAGAAGACCATTTGACAATAGAAGTGTTACAAAACACGGTAAAGGAACTAAAAAATAATAAACTGCAGTCGGTTTGGATATTACCGTTTTTAGGAACAGTAAAGGAGGATACTACGCCAGGGTATATGTTTGTGCCGGATGGTTCAGGAGCATTAATCCGCTATAATAAAAAGGGAACTTATACATCGGTGTATGATGAAAGAGTTTACGGAAAGGATGCATCTGTAGATGGACTTTCAGAGGCTGGTGATCTGATAGCAAAGCGAAATAATGATTACATGATTGATACACAAAAGGCTACAATACCAGTTTATGGTGTGGTGCATGGTGCAAATCAAAATGCGTATATGGCAGTAATTGAAGAGGGAGCAGAGTATTCTTCAGTATATGCTTCTCCGGCAGGAATGGTGACAGATTATAACTGGGTATCTTCCAGATTTGATTACAGACAGGCATATAGTTATCCGGTCAATAAGAGCGGAAAGACAATTATGACTACGCAGGATGAAGCAGAAGCATATAACGGCAGAGTTACATTTTATTTTCTGTCGAACGAAAAGGCAGATTATTCCGGAATGGCTGTAAAATATAGAGAACTGGTAAAAAATGCAGGAATATTGAAAAGGAATGAACGAGAGGACAAAGAAATTCCTATGTATCTGCATATGATGGCAGGTGTAGTGGAGGAAGGACTTATTTTTAATGGATATAATAAGTTGACTTCTGTGAAAGAAGCACAGGATATTGTTGATAATTTGCGGAGAAATGATATTAAAAATATTTCAGTTTCATATGAAGGATGGCAGAAAAATGGAATCAGCGGACATAAATATGGGACAACCAGTTTAGATTCCGATCTTGGAAATGAGGGAGATTTGAAGGAATTACATAAAATGCTTGGAGACAATGGTGGAAGATTTTATCTTTACACTAATCTGGTAAGTTTTAATGAAGATCAGGCGAGGATTGCTTCAACGTCAGCTCTTACAATTTCGAAAAATTATTCTTCATATACTAGAAGTAATACAATGTTAATGTATCCGACAGAGTATTATGCACATCCGTCAGATGTGGTTGATTCACTGGCGGATATGGTAGAGGATTATCCCGAGTATAATCTGGATGTGGCTAAAGTTGGAAACATGATTTATGGTGATTATTCTAAGAATGAAAAAATATCAAGGCAGAAAAGTAAACAAATATTGAGTGAAACTGTTTCAAAAATAAAAAAAGATAAAGTATTAGAAAATCCGAATCAGTATTTGTGGAATGATACATCTGAGTATATAAATATGCCGTTACAGAATAGTCAATATATGTATGAAACAGATTCTGTTCCGTTTTTACAGATCGTTTTGAAAGGAAGCATAGACTATTATGCACCATATGCGAATCAGGGATTTTATAATCAGACAAACAAACTAAAGATGATTGAGTATGGCGCGTATCCTTCTTTTATAATTATGTCAGAGAAAAACGAAAAGTTAATAGATACTCCATTAGAAGATTATTTTTCACTGAATTACAATGATTGGTCTGATGTGATGAAGGAAGTTTATCAATATTTAAATGGTGCACTGAAAGAAGTGGAAGGAAGTTCTATTATTCAACATAAGATGCTTGATACAGGCGTTGCGGCAGTGTCATATGATAATGGGAAAGTAATTTATATTAATTATTTAAATCGGGAGTATGTGACAAAACAGGGAGTACATATTCCAGCAAAGAATTATTTGGTAGCAGATAGATAA
- a CDS encoding carbohydrate ABC transporter permease: protein MVIKPKGKVSKNGKYKKTKLTNTIKGILFVSPWLIGFAVFTLIPFINSILYSFNAVSITPGKINLKWAGLEYYNHAWNVSTSFKLNLSSSAMMICCATPVILVFALIVAVMLNNKFRGRVFFRAIFFMPVIIMSGPVISKLLTGYTVNFTEEGSQIMLFLQSLPGVISKPCVFVLDNLVLILWFSGVQILIYLAGLQKVSTSLYEAAEIDGAGAWEKFWKITLPHMGPIILINGIYTVVTIANYSEQAINQEISNSMFNTSMMYSLSAAMSWIYFLLVLLILAVVGLLFWFISKKENT, encoded by the coding sequence ATGGTAATCAAACCAAAGGGTAAGGTATCAAAAAACGGAAAATATAAAAAAACAAAATTAACAAATACCATAAAAGGAATATTATTTGTTTCACCATGGCTGATTGGATTTGCTGTGTTTACGTTGATTCCTTTTATTAACAGTATTTTATATAGTTTTAATGCAGTATCCATTACTCCGGGAAAGATAAATTTAAAATGGGCAGGTCTTGAATATTATAATCATGCGTGGAATGTAAGCACAAGTTTCAAATTAAATCTGTCCTCTTCGGCAATGATGATATGTTGTGCGACGCCGGTTATATTGGTGTTTGCATTGATAGTAGCGGTGATGCTTAATAATAAATTTCGTGGAAGAGTATTTTTCAGAGCAATATTTTTTATGCCGGTAATTATTATGAGTGGTCCGGTTATAAGTAAACTTCTTACGGGATATACAGTGAATTTTACGGAAGAAGGTTCCCAAATAATGCTTTTTCTACAGAGCCTTCCAGGTGTGATTAGTAAGCCATGTGTGTTTGTGTTGGATAATCTGGTACTAATACTCTGGTTTTCAGGAGTACAGATTTTGATTTATTTAGCAGGTCTCCAAAAGGTATCAACCAGTCTTTATGAAGCAGCTGAAATTGATGGTGCCGGAGCATGGGAAAAATTTTGGAAAATAACATTGCCACATATGGGACCGATTATTTTAATTAATGGAATATATACAGTAGTTACAATAGCTAACTATTCAGAACAGGCAATCAATCAGGAAATATCAAATAGTATGTTTAATACATCTATGATGTATAGTTTATCAGCTGCCATGTCGTGGATATATTTCTTATTGGTACTTTTAATACTGGCAGTGGTAGGACTGTTGTTTTGGTTTATCAGTAAAAAGGAGAATACATAA
- a CDS encoding carbohydrate ABC transporter permease translates to MKKKRKIPVSKIFVYFILAGIGFVYLYPVLYMIVNSFLSAGDLTDPSVTWIPTELCFDNFSTAFETLDFFKSFGMSMLMSLIPAVLQTAVTAVVAYGLARFHIPFKKVILVLILITFLLPTQVMLVPRYVLFDTYHLTDTIWAQFLPALFGQGLNSAIFIFVYYSYFVSYPVVLDEAAEIDGAGKWKIFLKVSLPMAKGAIILSMLFSFVFYWNETYLSNTLWGGKIQTLPLKLQSFTLQYEALYGKEAAGSISESVSLAGTLLSILPLLVMYLIFQRQFVESIESTGITGE, encoded by the coding sequence ATGAAGAAAAAAAGAAAGATACCAGTATCAAAAATATTTGTATATTTTATATTGGCAGGAATTGGATTCGTGTATTTGTATCCGGTTTTATACATGATAGTAAACAGTTTTCTGTCAGCAGGAGATTTGACAGATCCCAGCGTGACTTGGATACCTACAGAATTATGTTTTGATAATTTTAGTACTGCATTTGAAACATTGGATTTTTTTAAAAGTTTTGGAATGTCTATGCTGATGAGTTTGATTCCGGCGGTTCTTCAGACAGCCGTAACAGCTGTTGTTGCCTATGGATTGGCGAGGTTTCATATACCATTTAAAAAAGTAATATTAGTATTGATATTGATAACATTTTTATTGCCGACACAGGTTATGCTTGTACCACGTTATGTGTTGTTTGATACATATCATTTAACAGATACTATTTGGGCACAGTTTTTGCCAGCCTTGTTTGGTCAGGGACTTAATAGTGCAATATTCATATTTGTTTATTATAGTTACTTTGTTTCCTATCCGGTGGTCTTGGACGAAGCAGCTGAGATAGATGGAGCAGGAAAATGGAAGATATTTTTAAAGGTGTCACTTCCAATGGCAAAAGGAGCAATTATTCTGAGTATGTTGTTTTCCTTTGTATTTTATTGGAATGAAACATATTTGAGCAATACATTATGGGGGGGAAAGATACAGACACTGCCATTGAAACTGCAGAGTTTTACATTACAGTATGAGGCTTTGTATGGAAAAGAGGCAGCAGGTTCTATTAGTGAGTCCGTATCATTAGCAGGAACACTCTTGTCAATATTACCACTTTTAGTGATGTATTTGATTTTTCAGAGACAGTTTGTAGAAAGTATAGAATCAACAGGAATTACTGGTGAGTAG
- a CDS encoding glycoside hydrolase family 3 N-terminal domain-containing protein produces the protein MNIEERIEELLSKMTLHEKVGQLHQVAPSKVGGFEIPEEEAFKLYKSGDMDEKTYDAIINHKMLSNHEDEIRKGEIGSFISVMDAETANHYQKIAVEESRLGIPLIFGLDVIHGFKTMFPIPLAESCSFDDELFEETARVAAKESAAGGVNWTYAPMVDVARDSRWGRVAEGAGEDTYLASRFSRAKVRGFQGKDLTEEDRIAACVKHFAAYGAVEGGCDYDTVDMSMPKFFETYYPPYEAAVKEGCASVMMAFNDLSGVPCTTNEWLIQDLLRKNLGFKGVVISDANAIKECVNHGTALDTEDAVKQSIEAGTEMDLGSDLYETLLEQMVLDGKVEEKYVDEAVRNILRLKFKVGLFEKPYADVTKKECLLCDEHRGIARDAARKSIVLLKNDNKLLPLSKKLKIAVVGSAASDKEQMYGCWSFTGEWENAVTLVDALKKEGYDYQYGKVCGEKLPFDKEEMMKTVKDADVIIATIEHLNSGEAESLADITIQGQQLEMLSELKKLEKPIVTVLFNGRPLAIPEIVEMSDALVEAWHLGSEAGNAVADVLFGDYNPSARLTMTFPHKSGEYPIYYNHPNTGRPAGDYFWTNKYMDTPQKPLFPFGYGLGYSEFEYGDLELEKTQEGFKATVEIKNIGEYDGTETVQLYIHRRKATRVRPVRELKGYKKVTLKSGESRKVSLCVNREDLGYYDTRMNYIVDESEFDVWMAHDSGCGSWARISL, from the coding sequence ATGAATATTGAAGAAAGAATAGAAGAGCTTTTGTCAAAGATGACATTACATGAAAAGGTGGGACAGTTGCATCAGGTAGCACCTTCGAAGGTAGGGGGATTTGAAATACCTGAGGAGGAAGCTTTTAAATTATATAAAAGCGGTGATATGGATGAGAAGACATATGATGCAATTATTAATCACAAGATGTTGAGTAATCATGAAGACGAAATAAGAAAAGGCGAAATAGGCTCTTTTATTAGTGTCATGGATGCAGAAACAGCGAACCATTATCAAAAAATTGCGGTGGAGGAGAGCCGGTTGGGAATACCTTTAATCTTTGGTTTGGATGTTATTCATGGATTTAAGACAATGTTTCCAATACCATTGGCGGAGTCATGTAGTTTTGACGATGAACTTTTTGAAGAGACGGCAAGAGTAGCAGCAAAAGAATCCGCAGCAGGAGGGGTGAACTGGACATATGCACCTATGGTGGATGTGGCGAGAGATTCCCGTTGGGGACGTGTTGCTGAAGGTGCGGGAGAGGATACATATCTTGCGTCACGTTTCTCAAGAGCAAAGGTAAGAGGATTTCAGGGAAAGGATTTAACAGAGGAAGATAGAATCGCAGCTTGTGTGAAACATTTTGCAGCCTATGGAGCTGTGGAAGGAGGATGTGATTATGATACGGTAGATATGAGCATGCCAAAGTTTTTTGAGACATATTATCCACCATATGAAGCTGCAGTTAAAGAAGGATGTGCATCAGTTATGATGGCGTTTAACGACTTATCCGGAGTTCCATGTACGACAAATGAATGGTTGATACAGGATCTGCTACGAAAAAATTTAGGATTTAAGGGTGTGGTAATCAGTGATGCCAATGCGATTAAGGAATGTGTGAACCATGGAACAGCATTAGATACTGAAGATGCTGTAAAACAGTCTATTGAGGCGGGGACCGAAATGGATTTAGGTTCGGATTTGTATGAAACTCTTTTAGAACAAATGGTGCTAGATGGGAAAGTAGAAGAAAAATATGTTGATGAGGCAGTTAGAAATATATTGAGGCTAAAATTCAAAGTAGGTTTATTTGAAAAACCGTATGCAGATGTAACTAAAAAAGAATGTCTTTTATGTGATGAACATAGAGGTATCGCCAGAGATGCGGCAAGAAAATCTATTGTTTTATTAAAAAATGACAATAAGCTTCTTCCATTATCAAAGAAATTAAAAATAGCGGTTGTAGGTTCAGCAGCTTCAGATAAAGAGCAGATGTATGGATGCTGGTCATTTACAGGAGAATGGGAAAATGCAGTTACTCTTGTAGATGCATTGAAAAAAGAGGGATATGATTATCAATATGGGAAAGTATGTGGAGAAAAACTGCCATTTGATAAAGAAGAAATGATGAAAACAGTCAAAGATGCAGATGTAATTATTGCAACGATTGAACATTTGAACAGTGGGGAGGCAGAATCCCTGGCAGATATTACTATTCAGGGACAGCAGTTAGAAATGCTGTCAGAACTAAAAAAATTAGAAAAACCTATTGTGACAGTATTATTCAACGGAAGACCCCTTGCAATCCCGGAGATTGTTGAAATGTCAGATGCATTGGTTGAGGCATGGCATTTAGGGAGTGAGGCGGGAAACGCTGTGGCAGATGTATTATTTGGAGATTATAATCCAAGTGCAAGGCTGACAATGACTTTTCCTCATAAATCAGGGGAATATCCGATTTATTATAATCATCCAAATACCGGAAGACCGGCAGGGGATTATTTCTGGACAAACAAATACATGGATACGCCACAAAAACCATTATTCCCATTTGGATATGGTTTGGGATATTCAGAATTTGAATATGGCGACTTAGAATTAGAAAAAACACAAGAAGGATTTAAAGCAACTGTAGAGATAAAAAACATTGGAGAATATGATGGCACAGAGACAGTGCAACTTTATATCCATAGAAGAAAGGCCACAAGAGTACGACCTGTGAGAGAATTGAAAGGATACAAAAAAGTTACATTGAAATCAGGTGAAAGCAGGAAAGTATCTTTATGCGTTAATAGAGAAGATTTAGGTTATTATGATACAAGAATGAATTATATTGTGGACGAAAGTGAGTTTGATGTATGGATGGCACATGATAGTGGGTGTGGAAGTTGGGCGAGAATAAGCTTATAA